A genomic stretch from Amycolatopsis sp. 195334CR includes:
- a CDS encoding CoA ester lyase, producing the protein MIARSWLYVPGDRPDRMAKALAGEADAVVLDLEDAVSPSTKDEARKHVLATLAENKAYVRINAPGSDAGEADLRALAGSPGALAGVRVPKCEDAGELRRVADRLGVPVFPILESALGVENAFTLATAHPLVAGISLGEADLAADLRVASGPALAWPRSRVVVAARAAGLPSPVQSVWTAVRDLGGLRADTVAGRRAGFFGRSVIHPAQLPVVHEVCAPDEEEVAWARSVVDHDQAAWIDHKGQFVDKAVLERARWLLSVADQYVALNAKEGPKS; encoded by the coding sequence GTGATCGCGCGCAGTTGGCTGTACGTGCCCGGCGACCGCCCGGACCGGATGGCCAAGGCACTCGCCGGCGAGGCCGACGCGGTGGTCCTCGACCTGGAGGACGCGGTATCGCCGTCCACAAAGGACGAGGCGCGGAAGCACGTGCTGGCGACGCTGGCGGAGAACAAGGCCTACGTGCGGATCAACGCCCCCGGCAGCGACGCCGGGGAAGCCGACCTCCGCGCACTGGCCGGCTCGCCCGGCGCGCTGGCCGGGGTGCGGGTGCCCAAGTGCGAGGACGCCGGTGAGCTGCGGCGGGTCGCCGACCGGCTCGGCGTCCCGGTGTTCCCCATCCTGGAATCGGCGCTGGGCGTGGAGAACGCGTTCACGCTGGCCACCGCGCACCCGCTGGTGGCCGGGATTTCCCTGGGTGAGGCCGATCTCGCGGCCGATCTGCGGGTCGCGAGCGGACCGGCGCTGGCGTGGCCGCGTTCGCGCGTGGTGGTCGCCGCGCGGGCCGCCGGGTTGCCGAGCCCGGTGCAGAGCGTGTGGACCGCGGTGCGCGACCTCGGCGGGTTGCGGGCGGACACCGTGGCCGGGCGGCGGGCCGGGTTCTTCGGCCGTTCGGTGATCCACCCCGCGCAACTGCCGGTGGTGCACGAGGTGTGCGCGCCGGACGAGGAGGAGGTCGCCTGGGCCCGTTCGGTCGTGGACCACGACCAGGCGGCCTGGATCGACCACAAAGGACAGTTTGTCGACAAGGCGGTGCTCGAGCGCGCGCGGTGGCTGCTCTCGGTCGCGGACCAGTACGTCGCCCTGAACGCCAAGGAAGGCCCGAAGTCATGA
- a CDS encoding CaiB/BaiF CoA-transferase family protein, protein MTGALSGIRVLDTATLFAGPLAATMLADFGAEVIKIEHPNGDPVRSHGAQRDGVGLWWKMLGRGKEAITLYLGSPEGQEVFRKLVADADVVIENFRPGTLERWGLGYDELRELNPGLVLARVTGFGQVGPYAKRPGFGTLAEAMSGFAAITGEPDGPPTLPPFGLADGIAALTTAFAVLTALRAREHTGEGQVVDLAIIEPILTLLGPQLIAYDQLGELQERTGNRSANNAPRNTYRTRDGRWVAISTSAQSIAERVMRLVGRPELIDEPWFASGRERAQHADELDEAVGSWIAERDREEVIKAFEEAQAAVAPIYNAADIMADPQFQALGTIATLDDEELGPVKMQNVLFRLSQTPGDIRSTGAPLGAHTEQVLARYGITDLDSLREKGVIK, encoded by the coding sequence ATGACCGGCGCTTTGTCCGGAATCCGGGTGCTCGACACGGCCACGCTGTTCGCCGGACCGCTCGCCGCGACGATGCTGGCCGACTTCGGCGCCGAGGTGATCAAGATCGAGCACCCGAACGGCGATCCGGTGCGCAGCCACGGCGCGCAACGCGACGGGGTCGGCCTGTGGTGGAAGATGCTCGGCCGCGGCAAGGAAGCCATCACCCTGTACCTCGGTTCGCCGGAGGGGCAGGAGGTCTTCCGCAAGCTGGTGGCCGACGCGGACGTGGTGATCGAGAACTTCCGCCCCGGCACGCTGGAGCGCTGGGGCCTCGGGTACGACGAACTGCGCGAGCTCAATCCCGGGCTGGTGCTGGCCCGCGTCACCGGGTTCGGGCAGGTCGGCCCGTACGCCAAGCGGCCGGGGTTCGGCACGCTGGCCGAGGCGATGAGCGGGTTCGCCGCGATCACCGGCGAGCCGGACGGGCCGCCGACGCTGCCGCCGTTCGGCCTCGCCGACGGCATCGCGGCGCTGACCACCGCGTTCGCCGTGCTGACCGCGTTGCGCGCGCGGGAGCACACCGGCGAGGGCCAGGTGGTCGACCTGGCCATCATCGAGCCGATCCTCACCCTGCTCGGGCCGCAGCTGATCGCCTACGACCAGCTGGGCGAGCTGCAGGAGCGCACCGGGAACCGGTCGGCGAACAACGCGCCGCGCAACACCTACCGCACCCGTGACGGCCGCTGGGTGGCGATCTCCACCAGCGCGCAGTCCATCGCGGAACGGGTGATGCGCCTGGTCGGCAGGCCGGAACTGATCGACGAGCCGTGGTTCGCCTCCGGCCGGGAACGCGCCCAGCACGCCGACGAACTCGACGAGGCCGTGGGTTCGTGGATTGCCGAGCGAGACCGCGAAGAGGTGATCAAGGCCTTCGAGGAAGCGCAGGCGGCGGTCGCGCCGATCTACAACGCCGCCGACATCATGGCCGATCCGCAGTTCCAGGCGCTCGGCACGATCGCCACGCTGGACGACGAGGAACTCGGCCCGGTGAAGATGCAGAACGTGTTGTTCCGGCTGTCGCAGACACCCGGTGACATCCGCTCCACCGGGGCGCCGCTCGGCGCGCACACCGAGCAGGTGCTGGCGCGCTACGGCATCACCGACCTGGATTCGTTGCGGGAGAAGGGCGTCATCAAGTGA
- a CDS encoding ABC transporter substrate-binding protein — protein sequence MAGRALMAGLCAGVLLATAACGGSAPSGAAGAAAGRDEGPVKIGALHPVSGAFAVDGQQMRRGAELAVEQLNRNGGVAGRPVELITGDTQGKAEVGQSEAQRLIAEGAVGLVGTYQSAVSTNVAVVAERNKVPFVMDVTASDAIFTHGYQYSFRVQPGSTAIASAAANYLKEVSARTGKEVRKVAFLHEQTDFGRGAAEGFSAAAEKLGIEVGPDISYDATTVSDLTAQLTQVKASGADVLAVAGYYSDSLLVSRALASVKPDLDAVWGVSNGAYDQPKFVTDAGPGAELYFNTNYHYDATKPETVALREEYQRRYGAPMRTGAVLAYDAVQVVAQAVAGSGSTDPVRVRDTISAQEVEPLTVGNGPISFDGKGDNRNAVPVLTQVQGGAIKQVYPPEIAESEPDYTVMWRQP from the coding sequence ATGGCAGGACGGGCACTGATGGCCGGTCTGTGCGCCGGCGTGCTGCTGGCCACCGCGGCCTGCGGTGGCTCGGCGCCGTCGGGGGCGGCGGGCGCGGCGGCGGGCCGGGACGAGGGGCCGGTGAAGATCGGCGCACTGCACCCGGTCAGCGGCGCCTTCGCGGTGGACGGCCAGCAGATGCGCCGCGGCGCGGAACTGGCGGTCGAGCAGCTCAACCGGAACGGCGGCGTCGCCGGGCGGCCGGTCGAGCTGATCACCGGGGACACGCAGGGCAAGGCCGAGGTCGGGCAGAGCGAGGCGCAGCGGCTGATCGCCGAGGGCGCGGTCGGCCTGGTCGGCACCTACCAGAGCGCGGTGAGCACCAACGTGGCCGTGGTCGCCGAACGCAACAAGGTGCCGTTCGTGATGGACGTGACCGCCTCGGACGCGATCTTCACGCACGGGTACCAGTATTCGTTCCGCGTGCAGCCCGGCAGCACCGCGATCGCCAGTGCCGCGGCCAACTACCTCAAGGAGGTTTCCGCGCGCACCGGCAAGGAGGTGCGCAAGGTGGCCTTCCTGCACGAGCAGACCGACTTCGGCCGCGGCGCCGCCGAGGGATTCAGCGCGGCCGCCGAGAAACTGGGCATCGAGGTCGGGCCGGACATCAGCTACGACGCCACCACCGTCTCCGACCTGACCGCGCAGCTGACCCAGGTCAAGGCGTCCGGCGCGGACGTGCTCGCGGTGGCCGGTTACTACTCCGACAGCCTGCTCGTCTCCCGCGCGCTCGCCTCGGTGAAACCGGATCTCGACGCGGTGTGGGGCGTCTCCAACGGCGCCTACGACCAGCCGAAGTTCGTCACCGACGCCGGTCCTGGCGCGGAGTTGTACTTCAACACCAACTACCACTACGACGCGACCAAGCCGGAAACCGTGGCGCTGCGCGAGGAGTACCAGCGCCGCTACGGCGCCCCGATGCGCACCGGCGCGGTGCTCGCCTACGACGCGGTGCAGGTGGTCGCGCAGGCCGTGGCCGGCTCCGGCAGCACCGATCCGGTGCGCGTGCGCGACACCATCAGCGCGCAGGAGGTCGAGCCGCTGACCGTGGGCAACGGCCCCATCTCCTTCGACGGCAAGGGCGACAACCGCAACGCCGTCCCGGTGCTCACCCAGGTGCAGGGCGGGGCGATCAAACAGGTCTACCCGCCGGAGATCGCCGAATCCGAACCCGACTACACCGTGATGTGGCGGCAACCATGA
- a CDS encoding branched-chain amino acid ABC transporter permease — protein MTTLSPDRKRLDAGTLKRGGALAAVVAAAIALALLQSGSALVVWQSVVTGILTGGLYGLIAMGLTLIFGVLDIVNFAHGALLAVAMFLAFGVVQATGLHPYLALVVTVPVLFLIGAAVHRGLLSGSGGGSLENQLLITLGLSLLLENGLLLFFGAEPRSIGLPGEIQIPLFGAVVAGSRLYAFAGALLLGALLYWLLRRTRLGTAIRAVAANGPGAELVGINVRRLHTLTFAIGTACAGAAAVLAAPLISITPTLGAQFNITAFVVVVLGGMGNVVGALVGGLLIGLVEQLTTIFLNGQSSLLGVFVVFVLVLFLRPQGLFGRRA, from the coding sequence ATGACAACCCTTTCCCCGGACCGGAAACGGCTCGACGCCGGGACGCTCAAACGCGGCGGCGCACTGGCCGCCGTGGTGGCGGCGGCCATCGCGCTCGCGCTGCTGCAGTCCGGCAGCGCGCTGGTGGTGTGGCAGTCGGTGGTCACCGGCATCCTCACCGGCGGGCTCTACGGCCTGATCGCGATGGGCCTGACACTGATCTTCGGCGTGCTCGACATCGTCAACTTCGCCCACGGCGCCCTGCTCGCGGTGGCCATGTTCCTGGCCTTCGGCGTGGTGCAGGCGACCGGGCTGCACCCGTACCTCGCGCTCGTGGTGACCGTGCCGGTGCTGTTCCTGATCGGCGCCGCCGTGCACCGAGGCCTGCTCTCGGGCAGTGGCGGCGGTTCGCTGGAGAACCAGCTGCTGATCACCCTCGGGCTGTCCCTGTTGCTGGAGAACGGTTTGCTGTTGTTCTTCGGTGCCGAACCCCGCAGCATCGGCCTGCCGGGCGAGATCCAGATCCCGTTGTTCGGCGCGGTGGTGGCCGGTTCCCGGCTCTACGCCTTCGCCGGTGCGCTCCTGCTGGGCGCGCTGCTGTACTGGCTGCTGCGGCGGACCCGGCTCGGCACCGCCATCCGCGCGGTCGCGGCGAACGGGCCCGGCGCGGAACTGGTCGGCATCAACGTCCGCCGCCTGCACACGCTCACCTTCGCCATCGGCACGGCCTGCGCCGGTGCCGCCGCGGTGCTGGCCGCGCCGCTCATCTCGATCACGCCCACGCTCGGCGCGCAGTTCAACATCACCGCGTTCGTGGTGGTGGTGCTCGGCGGCATGGGCAACGTGGTCGGCGCGCTGGTCGGCGGCCTGCTGATCGGCCTGGTCGAGCAGCTCACCACGATCTTCCTGAACGGCCAGAGCTCCCTGCTCGGCGTGTTCGTGGTGTTCGTACTGGTGCTCTTCCTCCGCCCGCAGGGACTGTTCGGGAGGCGCGCGTGA
- a CDS encoding branched-chain amino acid ABC transporter permease codes for MTATIERPAEKPVKAPPLRPQHRQLAVLAVLVLLAIPLPLVLPPALGAVAVRILIFLLMAVGWNIMSGFGGMFSFGHAAYFGLGAYTSAYLLTEHGVSPWIGMVAGMGVAAAVAVVIGYFSFRYRLQGAYFALATFAFAEALRLIATSSDFVNRAVGFQVPLIQGESLWQLQFAADSPAYFWVALVLAGLAVAVSIVFLHSRAGKYVTAIRDDELAAASLGTPVMRHKLLTVALSAAITAVAGAYYTQYYLFVNPDLAFGASVSIQAIVPVVIGGIGTVWGPVVGSVIMGSLSDVTATLLRTPPEFLSFLQGRSGLDVVLYAILLIFIVRLLPKGIVGTLKERWRR; via the coding sequence GTGACCGCCACGATCGAACGACCCGCCGAGAAGCCGGTCAAGGCGCCGCCGCTGCGCCCGCAACACCGGCAGCTGGCCGTTCTCGCGGTGCTGGTGCTGCTGGCCATCCCGCTGCCGCTGGTGCTGCCGCCCGCGCTCGGCGCGGTCGCCGTGCGGATCCTGATCTTCCTGCTGATGGCCGTCGGCTGGAACATCATGAGCGGGTTCGGCGGCATGTTCAGCTTCGGCCACGCCGCGTACTTCGGCCTCGGCGCCTACACCAGCGCGTACCTGCTGACCGAGCACGGGGTCTCGCCGTGGATCGGCATGGTGGCCGGGATGGGCGTCGCCGCCGCGGTGGCGGTGGTGATCGGCTACTTCTCGTTCCGCTACCGGTTGCAGGGCGCCTACTTCGCGCTGGCCACCTTCGCCTTCGCCGAGGCACTGCGGCTGATCGCCACCAGCAGCGACTTCGTCAACCGCGCGGTCGGCTTCCAGGTCCCGCTGATCCAGGGCGAATCGTTGTGGCAGCTGCAGTTCGCCGCCGACTCGCCCGCCTACTTCTGGGTGGCGCTGGTGCTGGCCGGGCTCGCGGTGGCGGTCAGCATCGTGTTCCTGCACTCGCGGGCGGGCAAGTACGTCACCGCCATCCGCGACGACGAACTGGCCGCGGCCTCGCTCGGCACGCCGGTGATGCGGCACAAACTGCTCACCGTGGCGCTGTCCGCGGCGATCACCGCGGTGGCCGGGGCCTACTACACGCAGTACTACCTGTTCGTGAACCCGGATCTGGCCTTCGGCGCCTCGGTGTCCATCCAGGCCATCGTGCCGGTGGTGATCGGCGGCATCGGCACGGTGTGGGGCCCGGTGGTCGGCTCGGTGATCATGGGTTCGCTGTCCGACGTCACCGCGACGCTGCTGCGCACCCCGCCGGAGTTCCTGAGCTTCCTGCAGGGCCGCAGCGGGCTGGACGTGGTGCTCTACGCGATCCTGCTGATCTTCATCGTGCGCCTGCTGCCGAAGGGGATCGTGGGCACGCTGAAGGAGAGGTGGCGGCGATGA
- a CDS encoding ABC transporter ATP-binding protein — protein MSLVRISGVGKSFRGLHALSEVDLTVDEGEIVGIIGPNGAGKTTLFNVVCGALKPDTGSVELAGRDLTGASPDRIARAGMVRTFQLMRPFASMTVVQNVSLAAQHRRMPAKRLYEHSLSVVERVGLGPWAHRLATELPTAGLKRLELARTLAMRPRVLLLDEVLAGLVPAEREPVLDLLAELRERDGTTLLFIEHIMAAVMRLSDRVLVLDQGRVLATGAPEEVTSDPRVIDAYLGEEPARADS, from the coding sequence ATGAGCCTGGTGCGGATCTCCGGTGTCGGCAAGTCCTTCCGCGGCCTGCACGCGCTGTCCGAAGTGGACCTCACCGTCGACGAGGGTGAGATCGTCGGCATCATCGGGCCGAACGGCGCGGGCAAGACCACCCTGTTCAACGTGGTGTGCGGGGCGCTCAAGCCCGACACCGGCTCGGTGGAGCTGGCCGGGCGCGACCTCACCGGCGCTTCCCCCGACCGCATCGCGCGGGCCGGCATGGTGCGCACGTTCCAGCTGATGCGCCCGTTCGCCAGCATGACCGTGGTGCAGAACGTCAGCCTCGCCGCGCAGCACCGGCGGATGCCGGCGAAACGGCTGTACGAGCATTCGCTGTCCGTGGTCGAACGGGTCGGGCTCGGCCCGTGGGCGCACCGCCTGGCCACCGAACTGCCCACCGCCGGGCTCAAACGCCTCGAACTGGCTCGCACGCTGGCCATGCGCCCGCGGGTGCTGCTGCTCGACGAGGTGCTGGCCGGGCTGGTGCCCGCGGAACGCGAGCCGGTGCTCGACCTGCTCGCCGAACTGCGCGAGCGGGACGGCACCACGCTGCTGTTCATCGAGCACATCATGGCCGCGGTGATGCGGTTGTCCGACCGGGTGCTGGTGCTGGACCAGGGGCGCGTGCTGGCCACCGGGGCCCCGGAGGAGGTCACCAGCGATCCACGGGTGATCGACGCCTACCTCGGGGAGGAGCCCGCCCGTGCTGACTCTTGA
- a CDS encoding ABC transporter ATP-binding protein, producing MLTLDQVCAGYGRMRILHEIDLHLGEGEIVALVGANGAGKTTTLRSICGQLRPSSGTITFDGKPVAGRRPDQLVRDGLVHVPEDRALFGTLTVEENLRMGAWTRTAEQAEASLREVHELFPILAERGSQLAQTFSGGQQQMLAIARALMAGPRLLMLDEPSTGLSPKLTWTMLEAIRRIRDTGVSVLLVEQNAKQALGIADRAYVLESGSAVLTGTGAELAGDARVRKAYLGL from the coding sequence GTGCTGACTCTTGACCAGGTGTGCGCGGGATATGGCCGCATGCGCATCCTGCACGAGATCGACCTGCACCTCGGCGAGGGTGAGATCGTGGCGCTGGTCGGCGCGAACGGCGCCGGGAAGACGACCACGCTGCGGTCCATCTGCGGCCAGCTGCGCCCGTCGTCGGGCACGATCACCTTCGACGGCAAGCCGGTCGCGGGCCGCAGGCCGGACCAGCTCGTCCGAGACGGGCTGGTGCACGTGCCGGAGGACCGCGCCCTGTTCGGCACGCTGACCGTCGAGGAGAACCTGCGCATGGGCGCGTGGACCCGCACGGCCGAGCAGGCCGAGGCCTCGTTGCGCGAGGTGCACGAACTGTTCCCGATCCTGGCCGAACGCGGGTCGCAGCTCGCGCAGACCTTCAGCGGCGGTCAGCAGCAGATGCTCGCCATCGCGCGTGCGCTGATGGCCGGGCCGAGGCTGCTGATGCTCGACGAGCCGTCGACCGGGCTGTCGCCGAAGCTGACCTGGACCATGCTCGAAGCGATCCGCCGCATCCGGGACACCGGGGTTTCGGTGCTGCTGGTGGAGCAGAACGCCAAGCAGGCACTGGGCATCGCGGATCGGGCGTACGTGCTGGAGAGCGGGTCGGCGGTGCTGACGGGCACCGGTGCCGAACTGGCCGGCGACGCCCGCGTGCGGAAGGCGTACCTGGGCCTGTGA
- a CDS encoding MmgE/PrpD family protein — translation MSKEHVDELGRWVSTVDAAPVCDRLGLVLLDVLGVMALGTNQPEHRALVEAWRPPAGPAPLIGTGEQVSVDAAAWLGAMALVSRELDEGNKYAKGHPAAHGFPAVLALAAELDSSGADLAAALLAAYEVASRFGRATRLRPGTHPHGNWGVPGAAAGCARLLGLDAAATAAAIDTAAGMPIAGHFASATTGNPVRDAWLGAANVSGLVAARMAAAGIARNTGTAALSLGELLGSLDAAELTAELGTRWDITLGYFKRHAACSFTHPAADAVLTLRGPEIESVLVETHALGAGLSGVDWDNRLSAMFSTPFAVATAALTGSVSPDAPLDDPAVRDLAKRVRLAEAADLTARLPHERAARVTVTYADGRTRTAEVPNPIGDADHHPLGEAELTALLGAWLPDRPGLVERAVALSRDLPGLAATGAALRALDGGEPSRDLPGLPATGAALRALDGKEPS, via the coding sequence GTGAGCAAGGAACACGTCGACGAACTGGGGCGCTGGGTGTCCACAGTGGATGCCGCGCCGGTGTGCGACCGGCTCGGGCTGGTGCTGCTGGACGTGCTCGGGGTGATGGCACTCGGTACGAACCAGCCGGAGCACCGGGCGCTGGTCGAGGCGTGGCGCCCGCCCGCCGGGCCCGCGCCACTGATCGGCACCGGCGAGCAGGTGTCGGTGGACGCCGCCGCCTGGCTCGGCGCGATGGCACTGGTGTCGCGGGAACTGGACGAGGGCAACAAGTACGCCAAGGGACATCCGGCCGCGCACGGTTTCCCCGCCGTGCTCGCGCTCGCCGCCGAACTCGACAGCAGCGGGGCCGACCTGGCCGCCGCCCTGCTCGCGGCGTACGAGGTGGCGTCGCGGTTCGGCCGGGCCACCCGGCTGCGGCCCGGGACGCACCCCCACGGGAACTGGGGCGTGCCGGGCGCGGCGGCGGGCTGCGCGCGCCTGCTCGGCCTGGACGCGGCCGCCACCGCCGCGGCGATCGACACCGCCGCCGGTATGCCCATCGCCGGGCACTTCGCCTCGGCCACCACGGGAAACCCGGTGCGCGACGCGTGGCTGGGCGCGGCCAACGTGTCCGGTCTGGTGGCCGCGCGCATGGCCGCCGCCGGGATCGCCCGCAACACCGGCACGGCCGCGTTGTCCCTCGGAGAGCTGCTGGGCTCGCTGGACGCCGCCGAGCTGACCGCGGAACTGGGCACCCGCTGGGACATCACGCTCGGCTACTTCAAACGGCACGCGGCCTGCTCGTTCACCCATCCCGCCGCCGACGCGGTGCTCACTCTGCGCGGGCCGGAGATCGAGAGCGTGCTGGTCGAGACGCACGCGCTCGGCGCCGGACTGTCCGGTGTGGACTGGGACAACCGGCTGTCGGCGATGTTCTCCACGCCGTTCGCGGTCGCCACCGCCGCGCTCACCGGCTCGGTCTCGCCGGACGCGCCGCTGGACGATCCGGCCGTCCGCGACCTGGCGAAGCGCGTGCGGCTGGCCGAGGCGGCCGACCTGACCGCCCGCCTGCCCCACGAGCGGGCCGCGCGCGTCACGGTGACCTACGCCGACGGCCGCACCCGGACCGCCGAGGTACCCAACCCAATCGGCGACGCCGACCACCACCCGCTCGGGGAAGCCGAGCTGACCGCCCTGCTCGGCGCGTGGCTGCCGGACCGGCCGGGGCTGGTCGAGCGCGCGGTGGCGCTGAGCCGCGATCTGCCCGGCCTGGCTGCCACCGGTGCCGCCCTGCGTGCACTCGACGGAGGGGAGCCGAGCCGCGACCTGCCCGGCTTGCCTGCCACCGGCGCTGCCCTGCGCGCACTCGACGGAAAGGAGCCGAGCTGA
- a CDS encoding aspartate/glutamate racemase family protein codes for MRALAMTPIHLPPEEIARRQSRYDRLAPPGLRIELRDVGPDAPSALDTDGSVRDSERAVAAALAAADGDWDVAFPDCVLDPAVPDRVAIGPRPVHGLLKLSASHLAAKGERFGAVVRNHAIGAELRWRLSAYGITSNLVGVRVLDLPFEAIADTAAWNAALAEAVCDLAEQGATAVLNGCSAVDVVPADLPARVVDPTALALTVLMAEGEHA; via the coding sequence ATGCGTGCCCTCGCGATGACCCCGATCCACCTCCCGCCCGAGGAGATCGCCCGTCGCCAGTCCCGTTACGACCGCCTCGCCCCACCCGGCCTGCGGATCGAACTGCGCGACGTGGGCCCGGACGCACCGTCCGCATTGGACACGGACGGGTCGGTCCGCGACTCCGAGCGTGCCGTTGCCGCCGCGCTGGCCGCCGCGGACGGAGACTGGGACGTGGCCTTTCCCGACTGCGTGCTCGACCCGGCCGTGCCCGACCGCGTGGCGATCGGCCCGCGCCCGGTGCACGGCCTGCTCAAGCTGAGCGCGTCGCACCTGGCGGCCAAGGGCGAGCGGTTCGGCGCGGTGGTGCGCAACCACGCCATCGGCGCGGAACTGCGCTGGCGGCTGTCCGCGTACGGCATCACCTCCAACCTGGTCGGGGTGCGGGTGCTCGACCTGCCGTTCGAGGCGATCGCGGACACCGCCGCGTGGAACGCCGCGCTGGCGGAAGCGGTGTGCGACCTCGCCGAACAGGGCGCGACCGCGGTGCTCAACGGCTGCTCGGCGGTGGACGTGGTACCGGCCGACCTGCCCGCGCGCGTGGTGGACCCGACCGCGCTGGCGTTGACCGTGCTGATGGCGGAAGGGGAGCACGCGTGA
- a CDS encoding FAD-binding protein — translation MSEGPDLVVAGAGGGLAGALRAAELGLSVLVVEASEHFRRGNNTSMSTAMFPGAGSRWQREAGIDDSPGGFVADIMAKTHGRAEPRLARTLAEVSAPLVEWLADAVRLPLSLVTDFNYPGHAVPRCHSIPGRHGSGVIDHLARLVTEHPAIDLLVPAKLVDVLTDVDGAVRAVVVRDPSGAEEEIPARAVLLATNGYGADRELVRRHLPEIADALYQGSDQSLGDALRIGEKLGAATGFLDAYQGHGAVAANAGTLVGWATIIHGGILVDLGGRRFGDETRGYSEYAAELAARPGGTGWIVLDEVIFEQCQPFQDFRDTVSAGAVHFADDIASLARVTGLPPDALAAELGTAAAIARGERADEFGRTNWERPLAPRYAAVRVVPALFHTQGGLLVNENAAVVDAADRPIPGLYAAGGAAAGISGHGADGYLPGNGLLPAFGLSYLAANDIAKE, via the coding sequence GTGAGCGAAGGACCCGATCTGGTCGTGGCTGGTGCGGGCGGCGGGCTCGCCGGGGCGTTGCGGGCCGCCGAACTCGGGCTGAGCGTGCTGGTGGTCGAAGCGAGCGAGCACTTCCGGCGCGGCAACAACACCTCGATGTCCACCGCGATGTTCCCCGGTGCCGGTTCGCGCTGGCAGCGGGAAGCGGGGATCGACGATTCCCCCGGCGGTTTTGTCGCCGACATCATGGCGAAGACCCACGGCCGGGCCGAACCCCGGCTGGCGCGCACGCTGGCCGAGGTCAGCGCGCCGCTGGTGGAGTGGCTGGCCGACGCGGTGCGGTTGCCGCTCTCGCTGGTCACCGACTTCAACTACCCCGGCCACGCGGTCCCGCGCTGCCACTCGATCCCCGGGCGGCACGGGTCCGGGGTGATCGACCACCTGGCCCGCCTGGTCACCGAGCACCCCGCCATCGACCTGCTCGTGCCCGCGAAACTGGTGGACGTGCTGACCGATGTGGACGGTGCCGTGCGGGCGGTGGTGGTCCGCGACCCGAGCGGCGCGGAGGAGGAGATCCCGGCGCGCGCGGTGTTGCTGGCCACCAACGGTTACGGTGCCGACCGCGAGCTGGTGCGGCGGCACCTGCCGGAGATCGCGGACGCGTTGTACCAGGGCAGCGACCAGTCGCTCGGCGACGCCCTGCGCATCGGCGAAAAGCTCGGCGCGGCAACGGGTTTCCTGGACGCCTACCAGGGGCACGGCGCGGTCGCGGCGAACGCGGGCACGCTGGTCGGCTGGGCCACGATCATCCACGGTGGCATCCTGGTCGACCTCGGTGGCCGCCGGTTCGGCGACGAGACCCGGGGCTATTCGGAGTACGCCGCCGAACTGGCCGCACGGCCGGGCGGCACCGGCTGGATCGTGCTCGACGAGGTGATCTTCGAGCAGTGCCAGCCGTTCCAGGACTTCCGCGACACGGTTTCCGCCGGCGCGGTGCACTTCGCCGACGACATCGCGTCGCTGGCGCGCGTCACCGGCCTGCCGCCGGACGCGCTCGCCGCCGAACTCGGCACCGCCGCCGCGATCGCGCGGGGTGAGCGGGCCGACGAGTTCGGCCGCACGAACTGGGAGCGCCCGCTCGCGCCGCGGTACGCCGCGGTCCGCGTGGTGCCCGCGTTGTTCCACACGCAGGGCGGGTTGCTGGTGAACGAGAACGCCGCCGTGGTCGACGCCGCCGACCGGCCGATCCCCGGGCTGTACGCGGCCGGGGGCGCGGCCGCCGGGATCTCCGGCCACGGCGCCGACGGCTACCTGCCGGGCAACGGCCTGCTGCCCGCGTTCGGCCTGTCCTACCTGGCCGCGAACGACATCGCTAAGGAGTAA